In the genome of Apostichopus japonicus isolate 1M-3 chromosome 15, ASM3797524v1, whole genome shotgun sequence, one region contains:
- the LOC139980839 gene encoding carboxypeptidase B-like, whose translation MTNMKLLIILGMLLTVGLARDYSGYKTIRITPTNAVDLEILNDFERDFKHLVDFWQATRSLDRTWDIMVPSVLVSDIEEFLNANGLSFRVGIEDVQELLDSQVQKRELAISSTADFNYDVFHSYQEIRDWVYDFAMEHSDLIEVQDVAFSYEGRAIALMKIGKPKSDGSPKKGVYYQGGIHAREWLSPATVISIIRYMVEDYGVNDDITNLLDTFDYYIIPQFNADGYVYTWTQDRLWRKNRHQFPDDVCDGVDLNRNYPVGWGGNGARGFVCSDVYYGEAPFSELEHQDVSQYLYDLKDNKGVEFVHFIDFHTYSQLLLSPWSYSETVPNPVDYTDHVNVGTAACEALRKVAGTDYTVGPTAEVLYEAAGSSNDWGYTSNGGLGAKYSYVMELRDTGDYGFVIPDSFINVSGRETYEAVKHFGSVIMSEYGS comes from the exons ATGACCAATATGAAGCTTCTTATAATCCTTGGTATGCTCTTGACCGTTGGTCTGGCTCGGGATTACTCCGG GTACAAAACAATTCGGATTACCCCAACCAATGCTGTCGACTTGGAGATTCTGAACGATTTTGAGAGAGATTTTAAACATTTG GTTGATTTCTGGCAGGCGACGAGAAGTCTGGATAGAACATGGGATATAATGGTACCGTCAGTTCTTGTTAGTGACATCGAAGAGTTTTTGAATGCTAATGGTCTAAGTTTTCGAGTGGGAATTGAAGATGTTCAAGAACTTCTCGACTCCCAAGTTCAGAAAAGAGAGTTAGCGATTTCGAGTACAGCTGACTTTAACTATGATGTATTTCACAGTTACCAGGAG ATTCGAGACTGGGTTTACGACTTCGCAATGGAACATTCTGATCTCATTGAAGTACAAGATGTGGCTTTCAGTTACGAAGGGCGCGCCATTGCGCTAATGAAG ATTGGTAAACCAAAATCAGACGGATCCCCAAAGAAAGGTGTTTATTACCAAGGAGGCATTCACGCCCGCGAATGGCTTTCACCAGCCACTGTTATTAGCATCATCAGATAT aTGGTTGAAGATTATGGTGTGAATGACGATATTACAAACCTCCTGGACACCTTTGATTATTACATCATCCCTCAGTTTAATGCAGATGGATATGTGTATACATGGACTCAG GATCGTTTGTGGCGCAAAAACCGTCACCAATTTCCAGATGACGTATGTGACGGTGTTGACCTCAACAGAAACTACCCGGTAGGATGGGGAG GCAATGGTGCTCGAGGGTTCGTGTGCAGTGATGTCTACTACGGTGAAGCTCCATTTTCTGAGTTGGAACATCAGGATGTTTCGCAGTATCTCTATGATCTGAAGGACAACAAGGGCGTGGAATTCGTTCACTTCATCGATTTCCACACCTACTCGCAGTTACTGCTCTCTCCCTGGTCATATTCTGAGACGGTTCCAAACCCAGTTGATTATACGGATCAT GTTAATGTTGGAACTGCTGCATGTGAAGCCCTGAGGAAAGTGGCTGGAACTGATTACACAGTGGGACCCACCGCTGAAGTTTTGT acgAGGCTGCTGGATCAAGTAATGACTGGGGATATACATCGAACGGGGGATTGGGCGCAAAGTACTCCTATGTAATGGAATTAAGAGACACGGGAGACTACGGATTTGTTATCCCTGACAGTTTCATCAACGTCTCGGGAAGAGAAACCTATGAGGCGGTCAAGCATTTTGGTTCAGTAATCATGTCAGAGTATGGGAGCTAA